From the Polynucleobacter acidiphobus genome, the window CATGAGCTCACGCACACCGGGTGAGCGATATTGAGGCTCTTGCATGCATAGCCCTACCAAATCATATTGGCTCACGTCGACCGACTCTGCAGGTCCAGCACTTACCGAGCCTGGTAATTGTTGTGAGTTGAGCAGAACTGGCTCAGCACGCCCTCGAATGGGTAAGCGAACCTTAAATCCTTCCGCATTGATGAGTTTTGCCTCTTCGGGCAAACACACCAAGTGAATGTGATGACCACCATAGAGTAATTTAGATGCTAAGAGAGAGCCATAAGAGGCTCCTAGTAATAAGATTTTGTAAGGCATAGTTTCTTAGTTAAGAATTGCTTTTAGTCGTGCTTCTTTGAGTCGCGGATCCACTAAATGACCTTTACGGGCACGGTTACCAGCAAAGCCCTTCAATGTTTTAGCGTCAAGCAGTGTATCAGTGGGTTTACCAGCGCGTCCTGACCCGCTGTAACTTATCCCTGCTGAGCCAAAGGTAATTGCGCAACGCAAATGCTCTTTAGCATCCAGTCCCATCAAGATCACACCTTTACCACCGGTGGGTAGACGTTTGAGCTCATCGAGCGGGAATACCAAGAGTCGACCGTTCTCCGATAAGCAAGCAACCTGGCGCATCCCCTCACTCACCTTCGCAGCACCCAGTGGTGCATCACCAGGGGTTTTCTTATCCAGACCCACAAAGGATTTACCTGCTTTATTACGAGTGATCATGTCAGCAACATTGGCCAAGAACCCATTACCACCTTTGGTGGAGATTAGGACCAGATCATCGGCGTGACCTGCATAGTAAGCAACCATTTGCGAGCCTGGTGCAAGATTGACGTAACTTGTGAGGGGTGAGCCGTCGCCTCGCGCACCGGGTAACTCACTCACGGCAACTGTATAGACTCGACCATCACTACCAAAGCCAAGCATTTGATCAACGGTGCGGCACTCAAAAGTATCGTAGAGCGCATCACCCGCTTTGAATGTGAACTGTTGAGGATCATGCTCATGACCCTGACGGACTCGCACCCATCCCTTTTGGGATACGATCACGGTCACTGGCTCATCAATCACCTTCACCTCGGCCACTGCACGCTCGTCTTCTTTCATGAGGGTACGACGCGCATCACCAAACTCTTTAGCATCACTCTCAATCTCTTTGATGATGTGCTTGCGCAATGCCGACTCGTTACTGAGTAGCTCATCGAGCTCCGCCTTTTGCCCTTTGAGCTCTTTGAGCTCCTGCTCAATCTTGATCCCCTCTAGGCGTGCTAACTGGCGCAAACGAATCTCTAAGATGTCTTCGGCTTGACGCTCGGTGAGCTTAAACGCCTTCATCAGATCGGGCTTTGGCTCATCACTGTTCCGTATTAATTGAATAACCTTATCAATGTTCAGAAAGACGATCTTGCGCCCTTCCAAGATATGCATCCGGTCTTTGACCTTCCCCAAGCGGTGCTGGGTACGTCGAGTGACGGTCTCGACTCGGAACTCAATCCATTCAGTGAGGATTTCTTTTAATCCTTTTTGACGGGGTCGGCCGTCATTGCCGATCATGACCAAATTAATCGAAGCATTTGACTCGAGTGAGGTATGTGCAAGGAGCAAGGTGATGAACTCACTCGGCTCCACATTCTTGCTCTTAGGCTCGAATACCAAACGTACCGGGGACTCACGACTCGACTCATCGCGCACACCATCTAAGACATTCAGAATGGTTTGCTTGAGATTATTTTGCTCGGTCGTGAGCGACTTCTTGCCCAGTTTCACCTTGGGGTTGGTGAGCTCCTCGATCTCTTGCAAGACTCGCTGTGCTGAGGTCGCGGGTGGTAACTCATTGACCACCACCTGCCATTGCCCGCGTGCGAGCTCTTCAATCGTCCAGCGCGCCCGTACCTTGACCGAGCCACGCCCACCCTCATAGATTTGGGCGATCTCACTGGCTGGCGAGATGATTTGCCCACCCCCCGGAAAATCCGGGCCTGGGATGTGTTTGAGTAAATCGTCCAAACTGGTTTTGGGGGACTTCATGAGCGCTACCGCAGCGCTTGCCACCTCCCGCAAGTTATGCGATGGGATCTCGGTCGCCATACCCACGGCAATGCCCGAGGCGCCATTGAGCAAGACAAATGGCAGACGTGCTGGGAGTAGTTTTGGTTCTTTAAAGGAGCCGTCGTAGTTGGGCACAAAATCGATCGTGCCCTCATCAATCTCAGAGAGCAGCAGGCTCGCAATCTTGGTTAAGCGTGCTTCGGTATAGCGCATCGCCGCAGCCCCATCACCATCGCGTGAGCCAAAGTTACCTTGACCATCAATTAATGGGTAACGTAAGGAGAAATCCTGTGCCAAGCGCACCAAGGCATCGTAGGCCGATTGATCACCGTGCGGATGGAACTTACCTAAGACATCACCAACCACGCGCGCACTTTTGACAGGCTTCGCATCGGCACGCAAGCCCATCTCGTTCATGGCAAACAGAATGCGGCGCTGCACGGGCTTTTGGCCATCAGCAACTTCGGGCAATGCACGC encodes:
- the parC gene encoding DNA topoisomerase IV subunit A, with translation MATKKPASTNNKKAIPEQGDLFTQERPKANTNPEEFLSLGVYAERAYLDYAISVVKGRALPEVADGQKPVQRRILFAMNEMGLRADAKPVKSARVVGDVLGKFHPHGDQSAYDALVRLAQDFSLRYPLIDGQGNFGSRDGDGAAAMRYTEARLTKIASLLLSEIDEGTIDFVPNYDGSFKEPKLLPARLPFVLLNGASGIAVGMATEIPSHNLREVASAAVALMKSPKTSLDDLLKHIPGPDFPGGGQIISPASEIAQIYEGGRGSVKVRARWTIEELARGQWQVVVNELPPATSAQRVLQEIEELTNPKVKLGKKSLTTEQNNLKQTILNVLDGVRDESSRESPVRLVFEPKSKNVEPSEFITLLLAHTSLESNASINLVMIGNDGRPRQKGLKEILTEWIEFRVETVTRRTQHRLGKVKDRMHILEGRKIVFLNIDKVIQLIRNSDEPKPDLMKAFKLTERQAEDILEIRLRQLARLEGIKIEQELKELKGQKAELDELLSNESALRKHIIKEIESDAKEFGDARRTLMKEDERAVAEVKVIDEPVTVIVSQKGWVRVRQGHEHDPQQFTFKAGDALYDTFECRTVDQMLGFGSDGRVYTVAVSELPGARGDGSPLTSYVNLAPGSQMVAYYAGHADDLVLISTKGGNGFLANVADMITRNKAGKSFVGLDKKTPGDAPLGAAKVSEGMRQVACLSENGRLLVFPLDELKRLPTGGKGVILMGLDAKEHLRCAITFGSAGISYSGSGRAGKPTDTLLDAKTLKGFAGNRARKGHLVDPRLKEARLKAILN